A single Struthio camelus isolate bStrCam1 chromosome 8, bStrCam1.hap1, whole genome shotgun sequence DNA region contains:
- the C8H1orf210 gene encoding type III endosome membrane protein TEMP, translated as MAPASVLGVCSLLWSWAAVTGHPCSIDSQGWANCNGKRLLYAPSSLPRNITSLDLSFNSLVMPSHGTLLMHFPSLRSLNLSSNALLTLYPSMFSNLGALHLLDMSNCSISYLHTEAFKGLENLHTLLLKNNSLQELEVSFFLPLVALFHLDLQNNALISMDTLILQLMETVPQVQLEGNPWVCDCTTRPLQQWLQRRQAVQVTCASPPELQGQDITALNFQDLGCKKKQRFPRADNMTLPLTTVTQNNATAPAAGKGGRSWPYLVGFLVAAVSISILVALAAKCKLFHKNFASYRHRPLPDTSSIGGSHMEESTSWDRGTSGRGDSESHPMPGAGGLHAEDDDGFIEDNYIQPSEQLQEEEERESHLSI; from the exons ATGGCTCCTGCCAGCGTCCTCGGTGTCTGCAGCCTCCTCTGGAGCTGGGCGGCCGTGACGGGACACCCTTGCAGCATCGACAGCCAG GGATGGGCCAACTGCAATGGGAAGAGGCTTCTGTATGCTCCAAGTTCCCTTCCAAGAAACATCACCAGTTTGGACCTCTCCTTCAACTCCTTGGTCATGCCCAGTCACGGGACACTTTTGATGCATTTTCCTTCCCTGCGCTCCCTAAATCTCTCTAGCAATGCTTTGCTCACACTGTATCCATCAATGTTCTCCAACCTCGGTGCACTTCATTTGCTGGATATGAGCAACTGCAGCATCTCCTACCTCCACACAGAAGCTTTCAAGGGCTTAGAAAACTTGCACACACTGCTCCTAAAAAACAACAGTCTCCAAGAGCTAGAGGTCTCTTTCTTCCTGCCGCTTGTGGCTCTTTTTCACCTGGACCTGCAGAACAACGCACTGATCTCTATGGACACTTTAATCCTGCAGCTGATGGAGACAGTCCCACAGGTCCAGCTTGAAGGGAACCCCTGGGTCTGTGACTGCACCACGCGTCCTTTGCAGCAGTGGCTACAGCGTAGACAAG CTGTGCAGGTCACCTGTGCATCACCCCCAGAGCTGCAGGGACAGGACATCACAGCTCTCAATTTCCAGGACCTGGGCTGCAAGAAAAAGCAGAGGTTTCCTCGGGCTGACAACATGACGCTGCCGCTGACCACAGTGACCCAGAACAACG CCACCGCaccagctgcagggaagggaggaaggagctggccaTACCTGGTGGGCTTCCTGGTGGCAGCCGTCAGCATCTCCATCCTGGTCGCACTGGCTGCCAAGTGCAAGCTCTTCCACAAGAACTTTGCTAGCTACCGCCACCGGCCGCTGCCCGACACCAGCTCGATTGGAGGCAGCCACATGGAGGAGAGTACCAGCTGGGACAGGGGCACCTCTGGCCGAGGGGACAGCGAAAGCCACCCTATGCCTGGTGCAGGCGGCTTGCATGCTGAGGATGATGATGGCTTCATTGAGGACAACTACATTCAGCCGAGTGAGCAGctgcaagaggaagaagagagggagtCACACCTCTCCATCTGA